Part of the Salvelinus sp. IW2-2015 linkage group LG7, ASM291031v2, whole genome shotgun sequence genome, TCAACGACAGTGACTGAGCCCTGAATAACAACAATACTCACATCCTCAGTGTCCTTTACTCTCAGGATCTGTTCCCTCAGGTCCTGTAGGTCGTTAAACGTGGACTGTGCAGTGATGGAGTATACAAGAGCGAAGCCTTGACCGTTCTTCATGTACAGGTCCCTCATTGCTGTGAACTGCTCCTGTAAAACAGCAGATGAAAGACTCCATGACATACTGGTCATATTTACTGCCGTCATACAATCTGTTACCATGGCTAACGTTTACTGCCGTCATACAATCTGTTACCATGGCTAACGTTTACTGCCGTCATACAATCTGTTACCATGGCTAACGTTTACTGCCGTCATACAATCTGTTACAATGGCTAACGTGGACATGTTCTACTTACTGTTCCAGCTGTGTCAAGGATTTCAAGCATGCATTGCTGCCCGTCCACTTCAACTTGCTGTGGGAGAGGGAGTAAAGTTTAGTACCATTTTGACACTTAAGTGGTGGCAATGGAGCTCTTAGTAACTTTAGGGCAGCATACCTTTCTGTAGGAGTCTTCTATTGTGGGGTCATATTTTTCCACAAAAATACCTTGTACAAATTGGACAGTCTGGAAGAGAATAAGCAAGGAAAGAAGAACATAAATAGTGATATTAATTCTCAAAAGCAAATGCCCACTCAAATCACTTACACCCAGAATGCCTTAATAGAAACCTAGGCAAGGCACTACTCACCAGTGCAGATTTGCCGACACCGCCGGAGCCTAACACCACAAGCTTGTATTCACGCATGGTGGGGTTACTTCACTAGACAGCACAAAGGTCTgcaagaggagagacaagagagagagcattgTTTAGGCCTACTTACGTCACTATGTATATAAATTTAACACATTGCCAGCCACAGATGAGAACCCAATAATGTCTTTCAGCTTTCATCAGATCTAGACGTAACATTTTGCAGTTGTTCATTCCCCTCAGCTTGCCCATTATCTAACTACTCATACATAGCTCAGCCTGAACATAACAGTCTGCTTGTGGTATCCCTTTGACAACACATATTCAGGAACTGaaactcctctccctctgccaaAAAAAGaatccctccatcccaccactACCCAGGGACATCAGCTGACATGAGGCCATGTTCCCTTTTCAAAAGAAGGAAACAAATAGACAAGAGCAAAAATAACCCAGAGATTTGTTCCACCCTCGGGATTATGCACTACATCTTTAACACTTGAGTAAGTGGCAGAGAGCTGATGCTAATTGTCACACAGCTCAGTCTCTATGGAGTTGGTGGGTAATAGCCGCAGTACCACAAATAGCTTAATCTCATTAGCATGCTTAGGAGCAGGCTGTGTGGGGCGAGGAGTCGCCACCTCCATCAGCTTGGCACAGTGATAAGTAGGGCTTGTAAAATTAGCACAACATTATAAAACTCTTAAAACAGTCAGGCATTTATGACTTGATATTACAAACCTATTCAATTCGCATTTCCTGTTCTGTCTTGGAGCCAGCCATGGAAATGTGAGGCACCTGCCAAGAGAGACACTTCTCCCCCAGAATATTATCCCCACAAAACCTATTTTTGTTTTGTCTGCATTGTGCTTATTCCATTGGGGACCATATTGGAAACAACGTGTTTAACATGCATCTTTTCCACCAATAAATCAACATGTCTTATGTCAAATAGGAATAACCACCAGGTAATGGCAAAAGCTACTCCATGAGAAAATGTTGGTTTTATGTGCAGAGAAACAATCCTAACCCACTACGCAAATCTAACAAATTGCAAAGGACAGCAGCACCACAAGCCTACAATGGACAGATGGGCGGTATGAGGGATGCTACAAAGGTCCATTCAATCCTCAGGCCATTGCAATACACCCCCCCTTTGTGAAAATGTTGTGCATATAGAAAACAGAACAGAGATTAGAGTAAGAGAATGACCACTGATGTAAAATAATGACCAGACCAAGAAAGGCAGCGTGTGTTTGATTCCGATATCAGCTCCAATCTAGAAGCATACTTAGAACCCACAGACGCAGTAAGAATGCTAAACAAAGTGTCTGCCAAAAACGTTTCAAAAAGGCATTTAATTTATATCTGACGTGGCCACAGCCTTTAGTAGCCTCTTTCTGATTAGAGATAACACATCTGGAGTAGCACTTAAGCAAATAAATGCTTGTAGAACTTCACATGGTCAATCCCAATCTTAGAATTCCTGCAAAGCACAGCTGATATGGAGAGTGTTTCCATGTTGACAGGATGTTGGCACATCCACCATGCCCACTGGCAGTGAGAACACTAGCCTCTTGATATCTTCCAAGTCATTGAGGGTTCAGATCCAGTTAACACAGTAGACAGCAGTTAACTGGACTGAAAACCTGTAGCTAGACAACTTTTTGTAGTTCTTTTTACTAACGCTATGCGAGTTGATCATTCCCAAGCAGCATATAGCCTAATAGCATAGTATCTGCACAAACTCATTTTCCAGCAAAAACACCCACTTTAAGGACATAACCTACCGTGTACAAGGCTGGAAACGACAACTCCCCACTACATCTGGTGAGGGAAGGCTAGCAGTTCCCAGGACACACAGGTGTGGAGGCTGTGGTGGGAGCCAAAGGATTTAGGCTATGCCAGAGAATCCCCACAAAGATaggaaaaagacagaagaaataTATAAGTTGCAGTTCACTTTTTGAAAATAATCTTAGGCCTGCACTTTGAGGGAGTGGGAAACATTTTGTCAAACGGTAGGCGTACATTAGGCCGAATCATCTACTCATCACCATCAATATGGTCTCAAAATCCTCACTTGAAAAGTGAAGTTGAAAAAGGCCTAAATGATAAGAAAACCAGACCATTGTTAGAACTACAAAAGAAACCCATGCAGAATGTGCCAATGAATGGGCAACATAAGGTTATCTGTGTTTACTcagatttctgttcaaaattgaGGTGCAATTTACTGCATAAAAGCTGACTTTGCTTATCAGTCAGACAGCCAAATCATTCCTGGCTTCTTTCAGACTTCTGAGTGAGAGAGTTTCTGGCAGATTATAAAACATCTGCTACTTTAAACATGTCAGAGTTCTCTAAATTGAGAGACAATTATTTTATCTATGGATAACACATCTTTTTGACAATCTTAAATGCATACAAAGGAGAACCTGATGGGAATGTGGTTAATTATTTGCTTTTATTGCACATGGGTGTTCTCCTGAATGGCATGTcatgcatccaattataattctcAAAAGACAACACTAGCCACCCTTGCTATTTACATACACTACTTTGccagaaagtatgtggacacatgctcgtcgaacaacccccccccccccctttgccgctataacagcttccactcttctgggaaggctttccactagatgttggaacattgctgcagggactttcttccattcagccaagagcattagggaggtcgggcactgatgttgggcctggctcacagtcagcatttcaattcaccccaaaggtgttcaatggggttgaggtcagcgcttggtgcaggacagtcaagttcttccagaccgatctcgtca contains:
- the LOC111966669 gene encoding ras-related protein Rap-1A, coding for MREYKLVVLGSGGVGKSALTVQFVQGIFVEKYDPTIEDSYRKQVEVDGQQCMLEILDTAGTEQFTAMRDLYMKNGQGFALVYSITAQSTFNDLQDLREQILRVKDTEDVPMILVGNKCDLEDERVVGKEQGQNLARQWNNCAFLESSAKSKINVNEIFYDLVRQINRKTPIEKKKAKKKSNCTLL